From a region of the Nitrospira sp. genome:
- a CDS encoding aminotransferase class I/II-fold pyridoxal phosphate-dependent enzyme: MADLAQSEIRAMTQACASLKGLNMAQGVCDTPVPPVVLAGAEHAIREGHNVYTRFDGLPELRQAIAKKLANYNGIQADPDTEVTVSAGATGAFHCACAALLNPGDEVILFEPYYQYHISALVAVEAIPVVVHMQAPAWTYSLSQLEQVVTPNTKAIIVNSPGNPSGKVFSRVELEALAEFACRHDLFVLTDEIYEYFLYDGRSHLSMAALPGMAERTVTIGGYSKTFSVTGWRIGYSVAAQPWAQAIGAMNDLLYVCAPAPLQMGVAQGIRELPDSFYRGLAHDYQNKRDRFCSALANAGLAPSIPQGAYYVLADVSRLPGDTGKARAMHLLKHTGVAGVPGEAFFSGQAGTNFIRFSYAKTDPDLDEACRRLTQAAF; this comes from the coding sequence ATGGCCGATCTGGCCCAATCGGAAATTCGGGCGATGACCCAGGCTTGCGCGAGTCTGAAGGGGCTCAACATGGCGCAGGGGGTCTGCGATACGCCGGTTCCTCCGGTCGTGCTGGCAGGCGCCGAGCACGCCATCCGAGAAGGGCACAACGTGTACACCCGCTTCGACGGGTTACCGGAGTTGCGGCAGGCCATCGCCAAGAAGCTGGCCAACTATAACGGGATTCAAGCCGACCCGGACACGGAGGTCACGGTCAGCGCGGGGGCTACCGGTGCATTTCACTGTGCCTGCGCGGCCCTGCTCAATCCCGGTGACGAAGTCATCCTGTTCGAGCCGTACTACCAATATCATATCAGTGCGCTCGTGGCTGTGGAGGCGATTCCGGTCGTGGTGCATATGCAGGCCCCGGCATGGACGTACTCGTTGAGTCAGCTTGAGCAGGTGGTGACTCCCAACACGAAGGCGATCATCGTCAATTCTCCCGGCAACCCATCGGGTAAGGTGTTCAGTCGAGTGGAATTGGAAGCGCTGGCGGAGTTTGCGTGCCGGCACGATCTTTTCGTGTTGACTGACGAAATTTACGAATACTTTCTCTATGACGGACGAAGCCATCTCAGCATGGCTGCGTTGCCAGGCATGGCCGAACGAACGGTGACGATCGGCGGTTACTCCAAGACCTTCAGCGTGACCGGTTGGCGCATCGGGTACAGTGTGGCGGCCCAACCATGGGCGCAGGCCATCGGGGCTATGAACGATTTACTCTACGTGTGCGCTCCTGCGCCGCTCCAAATGGGTGTGGCTCAGGGCATCAGAGAATTGCCCGACAGTTTCTATCGGGGCTTGGCGCATGACTACCAGAACAAGCGCGACAGGTTTTGCAGCGCGCTTGCCAACGCGGGGCTCGCGCCGTCGATCCCGCAAGGGGCCTATTACGTGTTGGCGGACGTCTCCCGGCTTCCGGGTGATACAGGGAAGGCGCGCGCCATGCACCTGTTGAAACATACCGGTGTGGCCGGTGTACCGGGAGAGGCCTTTTTCTCCGGCCAGGCAGGTACGAACTTCATTCGCTTCAGTTACGCGAAGACGGATCCTGATCTCGATGAGGCCTGTCGGCGTTTGACTCAAGCCGCTTTTTAA
- a CDS encoding 3'(2'),5'-bisphosphate nucleotidase CysQ translates to MAWDDELNVLIEAIRAAGTEALRYAVEGFETIKKLDHSPVTSADLAVNQILQSRLQSAFPLDGWLSEESPDDLDRLRKIRVWVVDPIDGTKAFIRGEPEFCISVALVEQGRPIVAAVFNPSTGELFSATRDGGLYLNDKPVTPQAQHGDQLPVIALSPWERQIGRFTSLEPHADSRPMRSIAWALALSASGRLHGAATLEPENEWDVAAGTLLIAEAGGAISDGSGLALTFNRPEPRYRGIVATSSHCPDALSRQLKRLTRSVAGGDDEPL, encoded by the coding sequence ATGGCTTGGGATGACGAACTGAATGTCTTGATCGAGGCGATCCGAGCGGCCGGGACGGAAGCGTTACGCTACGCCGTCGAAGGATTTGAGACGATCAAGAAGCTGGATCATTCGCCGGTGACTTCGGCAGACCTGGCCGTAAATCAGATTCTCCAATCTCGCCTGCAGTCGGCGTTTCCTCTCGATGGATGGTTGTCGGAGGAGTCGCCGGACGATCTGGATCGGCTTCGCAAAATACGGGTCTGGGTCGTTGATCCGATCGATGGAACGAAAGCGTTCATCCGTGGTGAGCCCGAATTCTGTATCTCTGTCGCCCTCGTCGAGCAAGGCCGGCCGATCGTGGCAGCCGTTTTCAACCCTTCGACCGGTGAATTGTTCAGTGCCACCAGAGACGGAGGGCTTTATCTCAATGACAAACCGGTGACCCCACAGGCACAGCACGGCGACCAACTGCCGGTCATTGCCCTGAGCCCGTGGGAGCGCCAAATCGGCCGCTTCACGTCGCTTGAGCCGCATGCCGACAGTCGTCCCATGCGTTCCATCGCGTGGGCGCTCGCACTGTCCGCGAGCGGCCGTCTCCATGGTGCCGCGACCCTGGAGCCTGAAAATGAGTGGGATGTTGCAGCCGGAACACTCTTGATCGCAGAAGCCGGCGGGGCTATATCGGATGGGAGTGGACTCGCTCTGACCTTCAACCGGCCCGAACCTCGCTATCGCGGGATCGTCGCCACCAGCTCGCACTGTCCGGATGCCCTCTCACGACAGCTCAAACGTCTGACTCGGTCGGTCGCCGGAGGCGATGACGAGCCGCTTTAA
- a CDS encoding PilZ domain-containing protein → MTSKAARKSSPDGEEGANLQDRRGRRIPLSCRMFFFGEDDFEGEATLLDVSTNGCRAESEVELKIGTSLKLSLFLPDFKWPLRVDQAIVRWLDGKQFGLEFTMIRLAQRERLRGLIMKVKSE, encoded by the coding sequence ATGACATCAAAGGCAGCCCGCAAGTCTTCACCCGACGGTGAGGAAGGCGCGAACCTGCAAGACCGGCGAGGGCGGAGAATCCCCCTCTCGTGCCGCATGTTCTTCTTCGGGGAAGATGACTTTGAGGGTGAGGCGACGCTGCTTGACGTGTCGACGAACGGCTGCCGCGCGGAATCCGAGGTGGAATTGAAGATCGGGACGTCGTTGAAGCTGTCGCTGTTCCTTCCAGATTTTAAGTGGCCCCTGCGCGTCGATCAGGCGATTGTGCGGTGGCTCGACGGCAAACAATTCGGACTGGAGTTCACGATGATTCGCCTCGCCCAACGTGAACGGCTGCGAGGCTTGATCATGAAGGTCAAGTCGGAATAG
- the leuD gene encoding 3-isopropylmalate dehydratase small subunit → MEPFTTLTGLVAPLDRVNVDTDQVIPKQFLKTIKRTGLREGLFFDWRKLKDGSPDPSFFLNQPRYQGASILLTRDNFGCGSSREHAPWALLDQGFRCIIAPSFADIFYNNCFQNGILPVVLKPEEVLPLMKDVMDTEGYRLAVDLGHQTVTTPNGTTYRFEIDPFRKDCLYRGLDSIGLTLQHEKAITAYEIRRKAEAPWLFTDLRS, encoded by the coding sequence ATGGAACCCTTCACCACACTGACCGGTCTTGTCGCTCCGCTGGATCGTGTGAACGTCGACACCGACCAGGTCATTCCGAAGCAGTTTCTCAAAACCATCAAGCGCACGGGATTGCGCGAGGGGTTGTTCTTTGACTGGCGGAAACTCAAGGATGGCTCGCCTGATCCCTCCTTCTTTTTAAATCAGCCCCGGTATCAGGGCGCGTCGATCCTCTTGACCCGCGACAATTTCGGCTGCGGCTCATCCCGTGAGCACGCCCCGTGGGCGTTGTTGGATCAAGGATTCCGGTGCATCATCGCTCCGAGCTTCGCGGATATTTTCTACAACAACTGTTTTCAAAACGGCATCCTTCCCGTGGTGTTGAAACCGGAGGAAGTGCTCCCGCTCATGAAGGACGTGATGGACACCGAAGGCTACCGGCTCGCCGTAGACTTGGGGCACCAAACAGTGACCACCCCGAACGGAACCACGTATCGGTTTGAGATCGACCCCTTCCGAAAGGATTGCCTGTATCGAGGGCTGGATTCGATCGGCCTTACGCTCCAGCATGAGAAGGCGATCACGGCCTATGAGATCCGTCGAAAGGCCGAGGCGCCTTGGCTGTTCACTGATCTGCGCTCATAG
- a CDS encoding LOG family protein, with amino-acid sequence MMRFVVGVMGPAKAAKRDLDNARVLGEFIARRGWVVLTGGRDVGVMDAACEGAKRVGGSLTIGILPTAKDKVSRHVDVSIITEMGSGRNNINVLTSHVVVACGLTGSGTVSEVALAVKAGKPVILVEASSADVAFFRKLDKRLVNAAASPEEAIELIMKLMDGRQRRARRADPDLYPYLPV; translated from the coding sequence GTGATGCGATTTGTTGTAGGAGTGATGGGGCCGGCGAAAGCGGCAAAAAGGGATCTCGATAATGCGCGCGTCCTTGGAGAATTCATTGCGCGGCGCGGCTGGGTCGTCTTGACGGGTGGCCGTGACGTCGGGGTGATGGATGCCGCCTGTGAAGGCGCCAAACGGGTCGGCGGAAGCTTGACCATCGGGATCCTGCCCACGGCCAAGGACAAGGTGTCTCGCCATGTGGATGTGTCGATCATCACGGAAATGGGGAGCGGCCGTAACAACATCAATGTCTTGACGAGCCACGTGGTCGTGGCGTGCGGGCTGACTGGATCAGGGACTGTGTCGGAGGTCGCTCTGGCGGTGAAAGCCGGCAAGCCCGTCATTCTCGTGGAAGCCTCGTCAGCCGACGTGGCCTTCTTCCGCAAACTCGACAAGCGATTAGTCAATGCGGCGGCATCCCCGGAAGAAGCGATTGAGCTCATCATGAAGCTCATGGATGGGCGTCAACGCCGCGCGCGCCGGGCGGACCCGGACCTCTATCCCTATCTGCCTGTGTGA
- a CDS encoding MEKHLA domain-containing protein has product MNTAQWDNSGIVEWSQQLLDSYRRWMGKELIERAGDARRQARTLFEASFIVVSHGVELDPILNYGNQAALSLWELSWDQFIKTPSRLTTEPGNRAEREWMLEHAKINGYFDGYRGVRISSTGRRFLVERALIWNVIDSAGTPIGQAATFSQWSKVP; this is encoded by the coding sequence ATGAACACGGCACAGTGGGACAACTCGGGGATCGTGGAATGGAGTCAGCAGCTGTTGGACAGCTATCGCCGTTGGATGGGAAAAGAATTGATCGAGCGGGCCGGTGACGCGAGACGACAGGCACGTACGTTGTTCGAGGCATCTTTTATCGTCGTGTCTCATGGCGTGGAGCTGGACCCGATCTTGAACTATGGCAATCAGGCGGCCTTGAGCTTATGGGAGCTCTCCTGGGATCAATTCATCAAGACGCCGTCGCGACTTACGACCGAGCCAGGTAACCGCGCCGAGCGAGAATGGATGTTGGAGCACGCCAAGATCAATGGGTACTTCGACGGATATCGAGGGGTCAGAATTTCATCGACCGGCCGGCGTTTCCTTGTCGAGCGGGCGTTGATCTGGAATGTGATCGATTCCGCGGGGACGCCGATCGGTCAAGCAGCTACCTTCTCACAGTGGTCGAAGGTGCCGTGA
- the msrA gene encoding peptide-methionine (S)-S-oxide reductase MsrA translates to MAIRRQLTFLAVGLLTWATLFTWPWSGSLSAATTAKAYFAGGCFWSMELAFEKVDGVLGVVSGYMGGTVANPTYEQVSAGKTGHAESVEVTYDPSKVSYQKLLDAFWHNSDPITPNGQFCDFGNQYRSVVFYTTDDERRLSEESKSALDQSKRLPAPIVTQLVKASAFYPAEDYHQDFYKKNPIRYKYYKIGCGRDQRLEALWGKP, encoded by the coding sequence ATGGCTATTCGGCGACAACTGACATTCCTCGCAGTTGGTTTACTGACCTGGGCGACGCTTTTTACTTGGCCTTGGAGCGGATCACTGAGCGCGGCGACCACCGCGAAAGCGTACTTTGCGGGCGGTTGTTTCTGGTCCATGGAATTGGCTTTTGAGAAAGTTGATGGCGTGCTCGGAGTGGTCTCCGGCTACATGGGCGGCACGGTCGCCAATCCCACCTATGAACAGGTCTCAGCGGGGAAAACGGGGCACGCGGAGTCCGTCGAGGTGACCTATGACCCTTCGAAGGTCAGTTATCAGAAACTATTGGATGCTTTCTGGCACAACAGCGACCCCATTACGCCGAACGGGCAATTCTGCGACTTTGGCAATCAATACCGATCGGTCGTGTTCTATACGACCGATGACGAAAGGCGGCTTTCGGAAGAATCCAAGAGCGCGCTCGATCAATCCAAACGGCTCCCTGCCCCGATCGTGACCCAATTGGTCAAGGCATCAGCCTTCTATCCAGCCGAGGACTATCACCAGGATTTCTACAAGAAGAACCCGATCCGATATAAGTACTATAAAATCGGATGCGGCCGAGACCAACGGTTGGAAGCGCTCTGGGGGAAGCCGTAG
- the leuC gene encoding 3-isopropylmalate dehydratase large subunit yields MTGKTLFDKIWDSHVVRAEADGTTLLYIDRQLVHEVTSPQAFEGLKLSGRRPRRPAATLAVPDHNVPTTDRRLGIADQVSALQIQTLEDNCKDFGITLFNMSDIRQGIVHVIGPEQGFTLPGTTIVCGDSHTSTHGAFGALAFGIGTSEVEHVLATQCLLQKRPKTMEIRVDGALSDRCSAKDIILAIIGKIGTAGGTGYVIEYTGSAIRALSMEGRMTLCNMSIEGGARAGIVAPDDKTFAYIKGRPLAPQGALFEQAVQVWQTLKTDASATYDSTVILQAEQIAPQVSWGTSPGMVIGVDENVPDPRTMSDEKTKNATERALAYMGLLPNMPITDIRIDKVFIGSCTNSRIEDLRLAAGFAKGKKVAKTVHAMVVPGSGLVKQQAEAEGLDRVFREAGFEWREAGCSMCLAMNADVLKPGERCASTSNRNFEGRQGAGGRTHLVSPAMAVAAAIEGHFVDIRHWS; encoded by the coding sequence ATGACGGGCAAGACACTGTTCGACAAAATCTGGGATTCCCATGTCGTACGGGCGGAAGCCGACGGAACGACGCTGCTCTATATCGACCGCCAGCTGGTGCATGAAGTGACGTCTCCCCAGGCGTTCGAGGGGTTGAAGCTTTCAGGGCGGCGCCCACGGCGACCGGCGGCAACACTTGCTGTGCCGGATCACAATGTGCCTACCACGGACCGGCGGCTGGGCATCGCCGATCAAGTGAGCGCGCTTCAGATTCAAACACTCGAAGATAACTGCAAGGACTTCGGCATCACCCTGTTCAACATGAGCGACATCCGCCAAGGCATCGTGCATGTGATCGGCCCCGAGCAGGGATTCACCCTCCCCGGAACGACAATCGTGTGCGGCGACTCCCACACATCGACTCACGGGGCGTTTGGAGCCTTGGCATTCGGTATCGGCACCAGCGAAGTAGAGCACGTCTTGGCCACGCAATGTTTATTACAGAAGCGGCCCAAGACGATGGAGATACGCGTCGATGGGGCCCTTTCCGACCGCTGCTCGGCCAAGGATATTATTCTTGCGATCATCGGGAAGATCGGCACGGCCGGAGGAACGGGCTACGTGATCGAATACACCGGCTCCGCCATTCGCGCGCTCAGCATGGAAGGTCGGATGACCCTGTGCAACATGTCGATCGAGGGGGGAGCCCGTGCAGGGATCGTCGCTCCCGACGACAAGACGTTCGCGTACATCAAAGGCCGGCCGCTCGCCCCACAGGGAGCGCTCTTTGAACAGGCCGTCCAGGTATGGCAAACACTCAAGACGGATGCGAGCGCGACGTATGATTCAACGGTCATCCTGCAAGCGGAACAGATCGCGCCGCAGGTCAGCTGGGGCACCAGTCCCGGTATGGTCATCGGTGTGGACGAGAACGTTCCGGACCCTCGAACGATGTCCGACGAGAAGACAAAGAATGCCACCGAGCGGGCGTTGGCCTACATGGGGCTTTTACCCAATATGCCGATTACGGATATTCGAATTGACAAGGTCTTCATCGGCTCATGCACGAACTCACGGATCGAAGATCTTCGCCTCGCGGCCGGCTTCGCAAAGGGCAAGAAGGTCGCAAAGACCGTCCACGCCATGGTGGTGCCTGGATCAGGGCTCGTCAAGCAACAGGCGGAGGCGGAAGGCCTCGACCGAGTCTTCCGCGAGGCCGGGTTCGAGTGGCGGGAGGCCGGATGCAGCATGTGTCTCGCCATGAATGCCGATGTCCTGAAGCCTGGCGAGCGGTGCGCCTCCACGAGCAACCGGAATTTTGAAGGTCGCCAGGGAGCGGGCGGGCGGACTCACTTGGTATCTCCGGCCATGGCAGTCGCCGCAGCCATTGAAGGACATTTTGTCGATATCCGCCACTGGAGCTGA
- the corA gene encoding magnesium/cobalt transporter CorA, which produces MKLVQKRSKKTGLSPGTLIHIGETRTNPVRITLFSYAGARCEERVVTDVNELRPPVDETVAWVNVGGVHQIDVLEAFGKHFNLHPLLLEDIANTDQRPKLDDYDTYFFLVMKMLTTTDQGDILVEQISFVMGRNYVLSFQENGTDVFNSVRDRLKGGKGRLRQNGSDYLLYALIDAVVDQYFAVLEMLGERIESLQERVVADPKPETLRDIHALKRQLLFVRRAIWPLREAINNLSRSDCPFLHEPTRVFFRDVYDHVVQIVDTIETLREMVSSSLDIYLSSVSYRLNAVMRVLTVITTIFMPLSFIAGIYGMNFEYMPELKWHWGYPMALGIMGMVAVIMLVGFRRKKWL; this is translated from the coding sequence ATGAAGCTGGTTCAGAAGCGGTCAAAGAAGACCGGGCTGTCGCCCGGGACACTCATCCATATCGGTGAGACGCGAACCAACCCCGTTCGCATTACGCTGTTCAGTTACGCCGGCGCACGGTGCGAGGAGCGCGTCGTCACGGACGTCAATGAGCTCCGACCGCCTGTCGATGAGACGGTCGCCTGGGTCAATGTCGGTGGTGTCCATCAGATCGACGTCCTGGAAGCCTTCGGGAAACATTTCAACCTTCACCCTCTTCTGCTGGAAGACATTGCGAATACCGATCAGCGTCCCAAGCTCGACGACTATGACACCTATTTCTTTCTCGTGATGAAGATGCTCACGACCACTGATCAAGGAGACATTCTGGTCGAGCAGATCAGTTTTGTCATGGGGCGCAATTATGTTCTCTCGTTCCAGGAGAATGGGACCGATGTGTTTAACTCGGTTCGGGATCGCCTTAAGGGCGGCAAGGGCCGCCTCCGGCAAAACGGTTCGGACTATCTTCTGTATGCGCTCATCGATGCCGTGGTCGACCAGTATTTCGCCGTTCTCGAAATGCTCGGCGAACGGATTGAATCGCTGCAGGAGCGGGTGGTGGCCGATCCGAAGCCGGAGACGCTCAGGGACATTCACGCGCTGAAACGGCAGTTGTTATTCGTGCGCCGAGCCATCTGGCCGTTGCGGGAAGCGATCAACAACCTGTCTCGTTCGGACTGCCCTTTTCTGCATGAGCCCACCAGGGTGTTTTTCCGAGATGTCTATGACCATGTGGTGCAGATCGTCGACACGATCGAGACGTTGCGTGAAATGGTCTCGTCGAGTCTGGATATCTATCTCTCAAGCGTCAGTTATCGGCTGAACGCCGTCATGCGAGTGCTGACGGTGATTACCACGATTTTCATGCCGCTCAGCTTCATCGCCGGCATCTATGGCATGAATTTCGAGTACATGCCGGAGCTGAAATGGCACTGGGGTTACCCGATGGCGCTGGGGATCATGGGAATGGTGGCGGTGATCATGCTTGTGGGGTTCCGTCGAAAAAAGTGGCTATAA